Below is a window of Cytophaga hutchinsonii ATCC 33406 DNA.
TTTCAACAGAAACAGAAACGTTTTTAAAGATCCAATCTCTGTTATATCGTTTGCCAATATTACTTGCTGTTATCTTCACTAGTCGCCTATTCCTTTCATGATACCTCTGTCCGAGTTGCGCATGAAGTTTACGATCTCATCTAATTCTTTTGAAGGCGCGAAGTTTACTTCCAGGTGATTTAATGCCTGAGAGTTATTGAATCCTCTTAAATAAATAACACGGTAAATATCCTGTATCTCGTTGATTTTTTCATTTGAAAAACCACGACGTCTTAATCCTACGGAGTTAATCCCGCAATAGCTCAACGGCTCACGTCCGGCCTTTGTATATGGCGGAACATCTTTACGTACCAATGAACCTCCGGATACCATCACGTGTGCACCGATCTTGCAGAACTGGTGAATAGCGCTCGCACCACTGATGATTGCATAATCATCAATAATAGCGTGGCCAGCAACCTGTACCGCATTTGCAAGGATACAGTGATCACCTACGATACAATCGTGTGCAATGTGTACATATGCCATTAATAAGCAATTGCTGCCTACAACAGTCTTGAATTTATCTTTTGTACCTCTGCTTATGGTAACACATTCTCTGATAACGGTATTGTCACCAATGATTGTTAATGTTTCTTCTCCTTCAAATTTCAGATCCTGAGGAAGCGTTGAAATAGATGCACCCGGGAAAATCTTGCAGTTTTTTCCGATACGCGCACCTTCCATAATCGTAACATTGGGGCCTATCCAGGTACCTTCACCTATTTCAACGTTTTTATGAATCGTTGTAAATGGTTCGATTACTACATTCTGTGCAATCTTAGCTTCCGGATGTATATATGCTAATGGCTGATTCATGCTTATTTCTTTTTAACAATACTTGCTGTTAAACTTGCTTCACAAACTAAATTTCCTCCTACATAAGCCTGACCCTGCATTTTTGCAATGCCGCGTTTGATTGGTGCCGTTAACTCACATTTGAAAACCAATGTATCGCCCGGTACAACCATGCGACGGAATTTTGCACTTTCAATACTCAGGAAATAGGTCCAGTAATTTTCCGGATCCGGTACAGACTGCATCACAAAGATACCACCTGTTTGAGCCATCGCTTCAATCTGAAGTACGCCCGGCATAACAGGGTTTCCTGGGAAATGCCCTTCAAAAAACGGTTCATTGATGGTAACATTCTTAACGCCGATAATCATATTCTCGTCAAGGTGTACAATCTTATCAACCAGTTTGAATGGGTATCTGTGTGGAAGTAATTTATAAATCTGATTTACATCCAACACAGACGGCTGTGTAATATCGTAATGCGGGGCTTTTTGTCTGGAATCCATCATTACACGTTTTAATTTCTTAGCGAAAGCTACGTTAGAGGCATGGCCCGGGCGGGCTGCCATAATCTGTGCTTTTAACGGACGGCCAACCAAAGCTAAATCACCAACAACATCCAATAATTTATGTCTGGCAGGTTCATTTTTATAACGAAGTTCGATATTATTCAGAATACCTTCTTTCTTAACTTCAACTTTATCTTTACCGAAAAGTTTTGCCAGGCTGTCCAGTTCATCATCTTTTACAATGCGGTCAACAATAACAATTGCATTGTTCAGATCCCCACCTTTAATCAGGTTCTGCTTATGCAGCATTTCCAGTTCATGTAAGAAGCAGAAGGTACGGCAGGAAGCAATTTCCTTTTCAAACTGGTTGATATTATTTAAGGTTGCATGCTGGCTTCCAAGTACAGGAGAATTGTAATCAACCATTACGGTTACCCGGTAATCATCTAATGGGAGAGCGGCAAGTTCAATGTTTTTTTCAGCATCCTGGAAGAAGATACCGTGTGGTACTTCAAAAAAGTTACGCAATGCATTTTGTTCTTCTAAACCAATTGCATTAATCGCTTCAATAAACGGAAGGGAACTTCCATCCATGATCGGAATTTCAGGGCCATCCAGTTCAATAAGAATGTTGTCAATCTGTAAACCAACAAGAGCGGCTAATGCGTGTTCTACGGTGTTGATACGGGCTCCGTTTTTTTCAATCGAAGTTCCTCTTGAAACGTCAACCACATTATCAACATCACATTCTACAACCGGTTGATCGGGTAGATCAACGCGTTTAAATAAAATACCATGATTGATCGGAGCAGGAACAAATGTAAGATTTACTTGAGCACCAGTATGCAGTCCAACGCCTGAAACCTTTACAGGCGCTTTTATAGTGTGTTGTTTAGTATACATTAATTAAAATTAGGATTCCTTTATTCCAGACAAATTTAGTGTTTTTTCTTCCAATTCCTCTATACGCTTCTG
It encodes the following:
- the lpxA gene encoding acyl-ACP--UDP-N-acetylglucosamine O-acyltransferase — protein: MNQPLAYIHPEAKIAQNVVIEPFTTIHKNVEIGEGTWIGPNVTIMEGARIGKNCKIFPGASISTLPQDLKFEGEETLTIIGDNTVIRECVTISRGTKDKFKTVVGSNCLLMAYVHIAHDCIVGDHCILANAVQVAGHAIIDDYAIISGASAIHQFCKIGAHVMVSGGSLVRKDVPPYTKAGREPLSYCGINSVGLRRRGFSNEKINEIQDIYRVIYLRGFNNSQALNHLEVNFAPSKELDEIVNFMRNSDRGIMKGIGD
- a CDS encoding bifunctional UDP-3-O-[3-hydroxymyristoyl] N-acetylglucosamine deacetylase/3-hydroxyacyl-ACP dehydratase, producing the protein MYTKQHTIKAPVKVSGVGLHTGAQVNLTFVPAPINHGILFKRVDLPDQPVVECDVDNVVDVSRGTSIEKNGARINTVEHALAALVGLQIDNILIELDGPEIPIMDGSSLPFIEAINAIGLEEQNALRNFFEVPHGIFFQDAEKNIELAALPLDDYRVTVMVDYNSPVLGSQHATLNNINQFEKEIASCRTFCFLHELEMLHKQNLIKGGDLNNAIVIVDRIVKDDELDSLAKLFGKDKVEVKKEGILNNIELRYKNEPARHKLLDVVGDLALVGRPLKAQIMAARPGHASNVAFAKKLKRVMMDSRQKAPHYDITQPSVLDVNQIYKLLPHRYPFKLVDKIVHLDENMIIGVKNVTINEPFFEGHFPGNPVMPGVLQIEAMAQTGGIFVMQSVPDPENYWTYFLSIESAKFRRMVVPGDTLVFKCELTAPIKRGIAKMQGQAYVGGNLVCEASLTASIVKKK